Sequence from the Gaiellales bacterium genome:
CCGCATCATCGGCACGCTGCGCGACTGGGACATCATGGGCCGGCTCGGCGAGATCCGGGTGCCGGCGCTGATCACGTGCGGCGAGTTCGACGAGTGCCGGCCCGTCCACACCCGCGAGGTGGCCGAGGGCATCCCCGGCAGCCGGCTCGAGGTCATCCCCGACGCGTCGCACCTCTGCTTCGCCGAGCGGCCCGACCTCTGGATGCCGATCGCGAACGAGTTCATGGCCGCCGCCGAAACCGGGGTCTGACCCCACGCAAAAAGCGTCACGACCTCGTCACGGCCGCCGTTCGGGGTCTGACCCCGATCAGCGGGCCGGGCGCAGCGTCGGGAAGAGGATGACCTCGCGGATCGAGCGCACGCCCGTCAGGGCCATCGTCAGCCGGTCGATGCCGATGCCGACGCCGGCCGTCGGGGGCATCCCGTACTCGAGCGCGAGGAGGAAGTCCTCGTCCATCGGGTGGGCCTCCTCGTCGCCGGCGGCGGCGGCCGCGCGGGCCTCCTCGAACCGGGCCCGCTGCTCGGCAGGGTCGTTCAGCTCGGAGTAGCCGTTGGCGATCTCCATGCCGACGCAGAAGGCCTCGAACCGCTCGACGATGCCCTGCTCCGTCGGCGACGCCTTCGCGAACGGCGAGAGCTCCACCGGGTAGTCGATCAGGAACGTCGGCCGCTCGATCGCCGGCTCGACGAAGACCGACAGCAGGTGGTCGACGGCCTGCGCCCAGGTGGCGTCGCCGGACGTGTCGATGTCGCGCTCGCGCATGAAGCTCACCAGCCGGTCGCGGTCGCGGTCGGCCATGGGGTCGATGCCGGCGGCATCGTGGATCGCCTCGCGCAGCGGGATCCGCGGCCACGGCGGCGCCAGGTCGATCTCGCAGCCGGCGGCCGCCCCCGCCGCCGCCACGACCCGCTCCGTGCGCTCCATCGCAACGTGGTAGTCGGCGTAGGCCTCGTACCATTCGAGCATCGTGAACTCCGGGTTGCGCTTGAAGGAGACGCCTTCGTTGCGGAAGTCCTTGGCGATCTCGTAGACGCGCTCGAGGCCGCCCACGATCAGCCGCTTCAGGTAGAGCTCGTCGGCGATGCGCAGGTAGAACTCGCGCTCGTACTCGTTGTAGCGCGTGACGAACGGCCGGGCCGCCCCGCCGCCGTAGATCGGCTGGAGCGCGGGCGTCTCGACCTCGTAGAAGCCGTCGCCGTCGAGCACGCCCCGCACCGCCGTCACGATCGCCGTGCGGGCGAGCGCGATCCGCAGGGCGTCGTCGTTCACGAGCAGGTCGAGGTAGCGCTGGCGGTAGCGCTGCTCGACGTCGGCGAGGC
This genomic interval carries:
- the lysS gene encoding lysine--tRNA ligase, which encodes MSSDVEQGIRDDRIAKVEAMRRAGVDPYPARTPPRAEVAQVRADHGELEAGAESGQSLWLAGRITGRRGHGKAIFLDLADRTGQIQLHATLDVLGEDGLAAVAESDLGDVVAVHGEIFSSRRGELSLRVREWRPLAKCLRPLPEKHHGLADVEQRYRQRYLDLLVNDDALRIALARTAIVTAVRGVLDGDGFYEVETPALQPIYGGGAARPFVTRYNEYEREFYLRIADELYLKRLIVGGLERVYEIAKDFRNEGVSFKRNPEFTMLEWYEAYADYHVAMERTERVVAAAGAAAGCEIDLAPPWPRIPLREAIHDAAGIDPMADRDRDRLVSFMRERDIDTSGDATWAQAVDHLLSVFVEPAIERPTFLIDYPVELSPFAKASPTEQGIVERFEAFCVGMEIANGYSELNDPAEQRARFEEARAAAAAGDEEAHPMDEDFLLALEYGMPPTAGVGIGIDRLTMALTGVRSIREVILFPTLRPAR